The DNA window TTCTGTACTGCTGATTGATGCGGATACTGTACTGATTTTCACGCTTACCTTTTAAGCGTTCAAGACGGTTGCCGGGGGGAATATTCAGTTCATTGATTTCCCTTACCC is part of the Desulfobotulus mexicanus genome and encodes:
- a CDS encoding type II toxin-antitoxin system RelE/ParE family toxin; protein product: MNELNIPPGNRLERLKGKRENQYSIRINQQYRICFKWEEGHACEIEITDYH